The Sorangiineae bacterium MSr11954 DNA segment GGCTGGAGCCGCGGAACGGCACTTTTCCCGTGAGGAGCTCGTAGAGGATGACGCCCAGCGCGTAGATGTCGCAGCGCTCGTCCAGCTCGTCGCCGCGCGCTTGCTCCGGCGCCATGTACTCGGGGGTGCCAAAGACCATGTTGTGCGAGGTGAGCGCCGTGGTGCCGGTCCCGCCGGGGCCGGTGATGATCTTCGCCATGCCGAAATCGACCACGAAGGCGTGCTCCCCATCGCGCAGGAGCACATTGGCGGGCTTCAAATCGCGATGGATCACGCCCTGCCGGTGGGCATCGCTCAACGCCGAGCAAATTTGAAGTGCGATATCGATGACGCGCGCGCCGGACGCGGGCCCCTCGGTCGCCATCCATTGCTCGAGCGAAGGTCCCTGCACCTTGGGGATGGCCATATACAAAAGGCTCGCCGACGTCACCGGATCGGCGATCTCGCCAAAGTCGAGGATCGGACAAAGATGCTCGCCGCGCAGCCGGCGGAGAATGGCCGCCTCGCGCGTGAAGCGACCGCGAATCTGCTTGTCGCCCAAGAGGTGCGGGTGAATGACCTTGAGCGCGATGCGCTCGCCCGCGGGCTCCGCCTCCGGACGCGCGTCGTACACGATCCCGGTCGCGCCCTCGCCCAGCACGCCGCAGATCACGAATCGTTCGCCCAGGACGTGCCCCGCCTCGAGCGGACGACGGGTGCGCGAGGTGGACGCATCCATGGCGCGCAGCGCAGCCTAGTGGTCCCGCGACCCGTCGCGCGGTGCGCGCGGCGCTGCGGGGGCGGAGGATCCCGAGGCCCCCGACGATGCCGCCGACGCGGCCGGCGCCGATGACGCGGGCGAAGGCGCCGGCGCGGGGCACGCGCTCCGAACCTTGGGCGAGACGAACGCCGGATCCCACTTGGCCGCCGGATCGTTCTGACGAAAGGCGGCGCACGCTCCTGCCGCGGCGCCCGGCGCATCGAGCGCCACGTACGCGTCGAGCAGCCCGCGGTGCACGGACGCGAGCTGCACCTTCGTGAGCTCGCCGTTGCCGAGCAGGCGATTGCCGCGGATCACCACCTCGACATAGCGGCCCGCGCGAAGATCGGCGAGCAGCACCGGCAGCTCGGCGTCGGCGCGGCGCTGGGCGTCGAGGGCCCGGCCTTCGGCGCCGTGACCTTGCTCCAAACCGGAGTGCGACTCGCGCTTGCCCTCCTCCGTCAAGGCCAAGTCGAGCAGCGGGATGAGCACCACATCGCCGCGCTTGAGCGGCAACGCGCCGGTGGCCGAGGCCTTTCGGCCGTTGTACGCCTCGAGCTCCCACGCGCGGTTCGCGTCGTTCATGTAGCGATGCGCGAGCTGGTCCATGCGATCGCCGTCGGCGGCGATCACCGTGAGCACGTATGGGATTTGAATCTCCTGCCCCTCGACCGGCGGGATCCACGCCACGCCATGATTGAGCCGCGCGAGCACGTCGGCGCGCTTGCCATCGCCCAGCCACTCGAGCGCCAAGGTGATCCACGTCTCGGCCGCGTTCACGCGATGGTAGCCGGGCGCCGGGATCTCCAGGCGCATCCCCGGCACCGGCGCGCTCCCGCCCTGCACATCGAGAAAATTCGCGCCCGCCAGCACCGATTCCAACTTCGGATTTCCATAGACGCGCGTGGCGATGGCCGCCAAGGTCTCGCCCGGCCTCACCACGTGCGGAAAGGCACCGGCCGGTGCGCTCGTCCCCATCACGGCCGCAAAGGCCGCGGCGCCCGCCGCCAATAGGTGCACATTACACATGTTCGTCACGGGGACGCATCCTTGCTGGCTGCGCCCGCAGCGCCCCCGGCCGCCGCGCCCAAGGCGGCACCCGCGGCGCCGGGGAGCCCGGGCTTTGCCGAAGGTGAGTCCGCGAGCGCGCTCAGATCCATGGTGACGTCGAGGAGCGCCGTTTCGCCGGGCGCGATGGTGACGGGTCGCTTCTGCATCGGTGCGTTCGGATGCACCAAGGTGACATAATGCGTCCCGGGCGAAAGTGGAATCGGACGCGCGAAGGGGGTCGTGTCGATGCGCTGCCCATCCACGAACACCTCCGCCCACGGTGTGACGACGACCCGCAGCTGGCCCATATTTTCGGGGAGGAGCTCCAATGCGCGATCGCCCGACCCATTGTCGTGCGTGCCCAGACGCGAGAGCTGCAGAGCGCCACCGGCCGCCACGATGAGAAAGCCAATCACGCCGAAGCCGATGAGCGCACGGCGCAGAGGCGGGCGTCGCTCCTCGAGGACGTGCGCCAAGGTCACGTCGTCGGCCTCGGACTCCTTCAAGAGCCGCACCTTCACCAGCGCGCTGGTCAAGAGCTTGCTCCGCGGACCGCGCACCCGGTCGCGCACGAAGTCGTCGAGCAGATCGACCACCGCGTGCGCGGTGGCATAGCGATCGGCCGGGAGCTTCTCGAGCGACCGCATCACCACCGTCTCGAGCGCGCGCGGAACGTCGGGCGCGCGCACGCGCAAAGGCACCGCCGGATCGCGGCGAAGGCGCTGCGCGGCGCCGCGACGGCCTTCGTCGCCCCGCTCGAACGGGCGGGTGCCGGTGAGCATCTCGTAGAGCACCACGCCCAGCGAAAAGACGTCGCTTCGCGCGTCGACGAACTCGCCGAGCACCTGCTCCGGCGACATGTACGCGGGCGTTCCGAACGCCTCGTTCTCCTCCGAGCGCGAGGGCGGCAACGCCGTGCGCGCCAGCGGCTCGTCGGCCGTGGGGAGGTGCTCGCGCTGCGCGATCCCGAAGTCGACGATCTTCACCTCGCCGCGCTTGGAGAGGAGCACGTTCGACGGCTTGATGTCGCGGTGCACGATGCCGCGCTCGTGCGCGTGCGCCAGACCGCGCGCGATCTCCGCCCCCACGTGCGCCACCGTCTCCAGCGCCACGCGCCCCTTGCCGGCGCGCGAAATGAGCTCCGCCAGGCTGAAGCCCTCGATGTACTCGAGCACCAGGTACATCTTCTCCGACGTCTTCACGAAGTCGTGGCACAAGACGATGTTCGGGTGGCCGAGCTCCCCGAGCAGCCGCGCCTCGCGCTCCAGGTGCGCCGCGAAGGGCGAGGCCGGCGAGATGGTCGGCTTGAGCGCCTTGATGGCGACGGTTCGTTCGAGCGAAGGCTGGGCGGCCTTGTACACGGTCGAGACCGCGCCGACGCCCAGCTCCTCCAGGACGCGATAGCTGCCGAACAGGGGGAAGTCTTGACCGCGCTCGCTCACCCCGCCGCCCCGGGCGGCCCGTCTCCGTTGCCGCGCAAGGACACGCCCGTCATGGCCGAAGGCTGCGCGATGCCCAGGAGCTCGAGCATCGTGGGCGCCACGTCGCAAATGCGGCCGCCCTCGCGCAGGCGCGCGCCGCGATCGCGATCGTTCACATAGAGCAGCGGCACCGGGTTCAGCGTGTGGGCCGTGTGGGGCTCGCCCGTCGCGGGATCCTTCATCAGCTCACAGTTTCCATGGTCGGCGGTGATGAGCACCGCGCCGCCGCGCGCCCTGGCCGCATCGACGATGCGCCCCACGCCCGCGTCCACCGTCTCGACGGCGCGGATGGCCGCGTCCAAAAATCCGGTGTGCCCGACCATGTCCGGGTTGGCGAAGTTCACCAGGATGAAGTCGTACTTATCGCTCTGAATGGCCTTCTCCACCGTCTCGGCCACCCCCGCCGCGCTCATCTCGGGCTTGTGATCGTAGGTGGGCACGTCCTTAGGCGAAGGGATCATCGCCCGCTCCTCGCCTTGGAAGGGCTCTTCGCGTCCGCCATTGAAGAAATAGGTGACGTGCGCATACTTCTCCGTCTCGGCGCATCGGAACTGCGTGAGCCCCGCCCGCGCGAGGACCTCGGGGAAAATGTCCGGGTACGTCTCCTTGGGGAACGCGATCGGCAGCCCCAGCTTCGAGTCGTAGGTGGTCATGCAGGCGTAGTGCGTGAACGGCTGCGCGCCGCGCTCGAACTCGCGGAAGTCGGCGGTGGCCAAGGCGCGGGTCAGCTCGCGGGCGCGATCGGGTCGAAAATTGA contains these protein-coding regions:
- a CDS encoding serine/threonine protein kinase, translating into MSERGQDFPLFGSYRVLEELGVGAVSTVYKAAQPSLERTVAIKALKPTISPASPFAAHLEREARLLGELGHPNIVLCHDFVKTSEKMYLVLEYIEGFSLAELISRAGKGRVALETVAHVGAEIARGLAHAHERGIVHRDIKPSNVLLSKRGEVKIVDFGIAQREHLPTADEPLARTALPPSRSEENEAFGTPAYMSPEQVLGEFVDARSDVFSLGVVLYEMLTGTRPFERGDEGRRGAAQRLRRDPAVPLRVRAPDVPRALETVVMRSLEKLPADRYATAHAVVDLLDDFVRDRVRGPRSKLLTSALVKVRLLKESEADDVTLAHVLEERRPPLRRALIGFGVIGFLIVAAGGALQLSRLGTHDNGSGDRALELLPENMGQLRVVVTPWAEVFVDGQRIDTTPFARPIPLSPGTHYVTLVHPNAPMQKRPVTIAPGETALLDVTMDLSALADSPSAKPGLPGAAGAALGAAAGGAAGAASKDASP
- a CDS encoding LysM peptidoglycan-binding domain-containing protein gives rise to the protein MTNMCNVHLLAAGAAAFAAVMGTSAPAGAFPHVVRPGETLAAIATRVYGNPKLESVLAGANFLDVQGGSAPVPGMRLEIPAPGYHRVNAAETWITLALEWLGDGKRADVLARLNHGVAWIPPVEGQEIQIPYVLTVIAADGDRMDQLAHRYMNDANRAWELEAYNGRKASATGALPLKRGDVVLIPLLDLALTEEGKRESHSGLEQGHGAEGRALDAQRRADAELPVLLADLRAGRYVEVVIRGNRLLGNGELTKVQLASVHRGLLDAYVALDAPGAAAGACAAFRQNDPAAKWDPAFVSPKVRSACPAPAPSPASSAPAASAASSGASGSSAPAAPRAPRDGSRDH
- the gpmI gene encoding 2,3-bisphosphoglycerate-independent phosphoglycerate mutase yields the protein MLVILDGFGERQERDDNAVRLAKTPVLDALYRDYPHGLIGTSGPDVGLPPGQMGNSEVGHLNFGAGRIAMMDISRIDRSVYEKSLGDNAVIRSLLEQVRGAREQGGRLHLFGLVSDGGVHSSLEHLKALIDLAEASDVSVVVHAFLDGRDVQPGTAPTYLAQIEEKLAGAGGARRGIIGTVSGRYWAMDRDNRWDRVERAYRAIVSGDAPRFASAHEGVQASYAAKKTDEFVEPIVIGDYVGVRPGDVGLHFNFRPDRARELTRALATADFREFERGAQPFTHYACMTTYDSKLGLPIAFPKETYPDIFPEVLARAGLTQFRCAETEKYAHVTYFFNGGREEPFQGEERAMIPSPKDVPTYDHKPEMSAAGVAETVEKAIQSDKYDFILVNFANPDMVGHTGFLDAAIRAVETVDAGVGRIVDAARARGGAVLITADHGNCELMKDPATGEPHTAHTLNPVPLLYVNDRDRGARLREGGRICDVAPTMLELLGIAQPSAMTGVSLRGNGDGPPGAAG
- a CDS encoding serine/threonine protein kinase, translated to MDASTSRTRRPLEAGHVLGERFVICGVLGEGATGIVYDARPEAEPAGERIALKVIHPHLLGDKQIRGRFTREAAILRRLRGEHLCPILDFGEIADPVTSASLLYMAIPKVQGPSLEQWMATEGPASGARVIDIALQICSALSDAHRQGVIHRDLKPANVLLRDGEHAFVVDFGMAKIITGPGGTGTTALTSHNMVFGTPEYMAPEQARGDELDERCDIYALGVILYELLTGKVPFRGSSPLNVLTAHMTMDPPPLDREASGIPPALASIVYSALAKSADERYASASDLARALEHARHAPSDVDGVAPGLPREATVPLPHVRSTPSSPSAPPSRSASSSTGASPSPRTSSVPSAPRTEPPSPRVERTRWALVWALAIVLSIAFGVWLSQRTP